DNA from Electrophorus electricus isolate fEleEle1 chromosome 5, fEleEle1.pri, whole genome shotgun sequence:
AGTGTGAAATGGAAACCAGCagataaaaaagcaaacaatcagCACTGTCATGATCCTAAACAGCTTTTTGGACTTTGCCATCTGGTTGGTTTTCAGCTTTCGGATGATGACAGCATAACAGGTGACGATGAGCAGGAACGGGatcacaaatccaaaaatgaatcGGCACACTACAATGGCAATATGGTCTAGATTTTTaacatctgtgtatctgtagtaACACGTTTTTATTGAAGTCATGTGATCTTCCTTGATGTTCCGGTAAATGGCTGATGGTGTGCTAAGCAGTGCTGAGACAATCCAAGCCAGCATGACTATCACAGAGGCCTTTTTTACAGTGCGCTGGTTCTGCGCCCACACGGCAAACCTAACAACCACACAGCGGTCCACgctgatgatgaggaggaggaagatgctGCTGAACATGTTAACGAGCATAATGAAGGACTGGAGCTTACACAAGAAGAGCCCAAAGACCCAGTCGCCTTTAACCAAGAAGACAA
Protein-coding regions in this window:
- the LOC113568921 gene encoding LOW QUALITY PROTEIN: C3a anaphylatoxin chemotactic receptor-like (The sequence of the model RefSeq protein was modified relative to this genomic sequence to represent the inferred CDS: inserted 1 base in 1 codon), coding for MNPIKEIQNYYDYDYPDITDTPTVSSPSCRDAMCVILATANVIIFVLGVTGNGLVIWITGFRMKKSVNTTWYLSLXCAFLPFHVVFLVKGDWVFGLFLCKLQSFIMLVNMFSSIFLLLIISVDRCVVVRFAVWAQNQRTVKKASVIVMLAWIVSALLSTPSAIYRNIKEDHMTSIKTCYYRYTDVKNLDHIAIVVCRFIFGFVIPFLLIVTCYAVIIRKLKTNQMAKSKKLFRIMTVLIVCFFICWFPFHTVAFMELDTKYHSLVPIGQTITATLATANSFMNPFLYAFMGKDFKRNFYTILSKIEIAIEEEGRSTVRGTSITNSGEGLRSTTI